In Montipora capricornis isolate CH-2021 chromosome 4, ASM3666992v2, whole genome shotgun sequence, the DNA window caagaattcagttagtaatggcggacctttAAATAGGAagattccagttaaaataaacaggtgtctttttgaaatcaaggcttcaaacttgggtcacttagttcTCAGTTCTCAGTTAACATaggtttgaaatccaaagaaaaaaaaagaattgattttttgcgTTACAAAATAAGATAATCGCAGGGGAACTGCTTCTTTTGTATCCTTTTCCTTCTTGTCAgcaagagagaaagagaaagaaacagTTCCCCAGGGAACTATCACTGGGTCGGTAGTGAGAAATTATAGAATGAACTTTAAAAAGTTAGAGAGAAACCACGAGGCTTAATAAGAGATTTCGAAAGTGATGTATTTCACAGGACGAAAATAACGATGGAGGGAAACCGtcaaaattttcaaattacaAGGTTTCTTTTGTGACAAAGAGTATTTTTGTACTATTAATTTAGACGTATAATGCTGTCGCGATCGTTCAAATACCAGAAAGAAGTAattttatacaccttattccaaaatggccgccattttagtattcttttgtttccatgcaaattggcccttatggcctcgctttcaaacgtaaaattcaaaagaatatttaaccttgaacgaggccaaaagggccaatttgcatggaaacaaaagaatactaaaatggcggccattttggaataaggtgtatgtggCAACTAATGTCCAAAAATGTACGGAATTTGATGCACGCACAATattgatatccaacacgaaaAGTCCCTTTACGTCTAAGCATTTCCTAGCTATTTCTAACTGAAACAATAACGTTAGAGTAAATTCAGCAGTTAacgtttatccttacttgacaGCAGCATTTCgtggacactttgtgacgctaaTTCCGAGACACGACTCATATTGATGTTGcggaaaagagcaaggggacacttcgtgacgctaaTTCAAAAATCACTTGCattttctggacatatctgcatGCGCCGGTAAAATGATCAGCGTCTAATTAGAATAGGCGCTTTGTCATAAAAGATATCAGATAAAGTTTAGATAAATTCACGTCATCACCTACGGACTTTGATGAGCCACATAACTCAATTTTCTCTGGACCCCCTCCAACGAGGCAAAACTTGCCACTCTGTGTTTATACCTTGAAGAAGACACCTTTATACCCTGATGATAATGAAAGACCCCACAAGGAATTATTCTAAACATGCAACATGGGAACATTTATAGCGTTAATCTTGATGGCGGTCAACAATTATGTCCccatcccccctcccctttcTTAACTCAGTTGTGCATTGATAAATAACATTCAGTTAATCTTTACATCTGATATCAGACTGTTCGAAGCAATGTTCCACAAGTCAATACTTGATGAATCAAGCCTCAGTTGAATTCAAAGGAACATAAGGGCCGTTTCCAAACGAGTCTCCCTCAAAGCTGAGGTTGATTACCCCTTCTTGGTCATCAGGATCATACCGCTCAGCTGCAGCGTACATATCCTATCTCAGTTCCTCCATCTGCTGTTCTTCCTTCAGCTCTGCATCCGCCACTGCATAGGCTGCTTCCCGGTTGACACCCCACCGCCGCTCTACAATATGATCAAGAAGCCTTTCCTCAGCCCATTCCTCGCAATAAAAGCCGCTCAGAGATGATTCAAGCCTGGTGAAGCGCTGTGCTACCAAATCCATTGCTTTAAACTTCCTCCTCGCCTTCATCTTCTGCTTTTTTTTCATGGCCACCAGATCCTTCTGCACTTCCTCCTCGATATTTTTCTTCTCGGCCGATTCATCATTGACCGAGATCTTATTCGGCTGCATGCCTGTGAGCTTTCTGAAACGTCTGATCAGAAAATCTACGATTTCGTACTCGTTTTCCTGTTCATCTGTGGACTCTTTGACTTCCGAGAACACGTCTAGCACGATGGTGAGGAACATGTTCATTAAGATGAACGTTCCAAACACcatgaaggaaaagaaaaacaagggaCCTAGTACTGGAGCAACTTCAGTGAGGGCAAGAAAATCAAACGACCCAAGAAGAACTCCCATCACAGTTTCACAGGTAGAGACAAAGTTAAAGAAATTGGGTAAATCCTTGCCAAATACAGCAAAAGCAAACAGAGAATAAGCcagaaaaaatacaataaatacaACGGAAAATGCAGCCAATGGACCTGCATAGCCTCGCAGTGTTTGCGCAAGGATTGTGATACGACGATTAAAGCGAAGCAGCTTTATTCCTTTAATGGAAGAAGTGAACACCACTAAGGCGACCATGTACATGAATACTTCGTTCCAAGATGCCACACGGCCAAAACTGACAAACTTTCCAGGGTTGTTCTCCAGGCTTGAGATGGCTTGGCTGACCAGCAGCGTACGCGTGAAAAACATCCCGATGCAGGTCAAAACCAGCACGATCATGAAGAACTCGACATAATTCCAGAACTCCTTGAAGTAACCCTTACGGAGCCTGTAAAGCTGTTTCAGTTCTTGATAAATAAAGACGCCGAAGAAGAGCACAATGAAAAACTCACATGCCATGAGAAACGACTCGAAACCGCCACCGAAGGTGAACAGGCGAGCTATTTTTAGATCGGTGAAAAGAAATACACCATTTGTCGGAAGGAATAAACATAAGCTTAATATTCGCAACCGAAAActtaaaatgatatttttagtTTTCGGGTTTTATaccaaacaataaaataatagtaaGTGACTCGAAAAGTGAGCATAGAAATCGAACTTTATCTTTTTTAGAACTCTTCAATTTAGTCAAGCTCATTTTGTTTGTTCAAATAAAGTCCATAgtctaaaggcctggccaaacgctcgcaacatttcaacgccaACGTCTTGCaacattagggagttttagcaaagacgacggctacggctacggcaacgccacaaagcaagaatattattggttgaaaaaggaaaaatgctcgtgctgcacgtgcaacacgaatttccgtgcatttctctgtCGTACtacacaaaacaacaacgtgaaatcaccaaattttaggttttgatcacaacgtgagcatataacaatgaaacagtcattttctgttttgactttaaaaccgttcgtacccatccagttccaggatagttcgcctgtattgtacaaggtgaacaagacggattaatcgcgaaatacttgcgatagcgctcagttatattttggactaacgttttcgttgccgtagccgtcgtctttgctaaaactccctattgttgcatgtgttgaacggggtggTCAATGTacatgtgccccaggcccctgacgcgcaagaagtggacctaacgcgcatgccttAACTTAGCGCAACACTGTTGCGTGAATGTGGCCAAACatgtacaacatcatgcaacacccgcacgaaaaatttgaccgttttcaaatttgatccaacatcatccaacatgttgcaacatatcgcaacctatcgcaacagggtggccaaacgaatgcaacatgttgtgctcaacaatgttgcaagatgttgcgttaaaaTGTTGCAAACGTTTGGCCAGGCATTCATACGGTTTCGTGCGTCGTATGCGAACTCCCATGTGCGCACAGACAAAACTTGTTACGTATGACTGCACGGCAGGAAAGCAAAACGTCATTTGCATGATGGCGTCATTTTATTGCCAATTCCTTTCTCATAGAGATTTTTACTGGCCTGGGCACAAGGAGATGGAAGCTACTGGAAATCAGTGAAAGCAGTTGTTTTAAAATCACTAGAAAACACAACAGCCATTCCCAGAGTGCAACAGAATGCCAGTGGCCAATAAGCCAAAGGAAGTATAAAAGTTTAATGGATACAGTCTACGGTAAAATTTTGAAGCCCAACCGGAAGATATGAGAGTCTGCTTGGAGGATAACAGAGGCTTTCAAGAGGACTGGCCTGGGAAatgtaaagagaaaaaaatcgaTCGATCAAGTGAACAATTTCACAATGACTGTGACTTTTAATAGTCTGAGTATCAGGCCTTCCAGTGAACTTGAGGGGAAATTGAGCTACTTGGAAAAAATGATACTCAGGTTAATGGAgactgaatatttgatatttcgaaaatggcctattacgaGATACACTCAAAGGTGCTATTGGATGAGCTTGGCTGGGAAAGACTTGAAATTTCTAGGTCAAAACAACTTGCTGTGTGCA includes these proteins:
- the LOC138045001 gene encoding polycystin-2-like, whose amino-acid sequence is MACEFFIVLFFGVFIYQELKQLYRLRKGYFKEFWNYVEFFMIVLVLTCIGMFFTRTLLVSQAISSLENNPGKFVSFGRVASWNEVFMYMVALVVFTSSIKGIKLLRFNRRITILAQTLRGYAGPLAAFSVVFIVFFLAYSLFAFAVFGKDLPNFFNFVSTCETVMGVLLGSFDFLALTEVAPVLGPLFFFSFMVFGTFILMNMFLTIVLDVFSEVKESTDEQENEYEIVDFLIRRFRKLTGMQPNKISVNDESAEKKNIEEEVQKDLVAMKKKQKMKARRKFKAMDLVAQRFTRLESSLSGFYCEEWAEERLLDHIVERRWGVNREAAYAVADAELKEEQQMEELR